The proteins below are encoded in one region of Pseudomonadota bacterium:
- a CDS encoding LamG domain-containing protein: MKFQTPFLAFLLLFNVSQSFAALTCTTTTLPGGNDFEGISGTSDYNVIAVGLNGNIFIFDGTSWTQMSSPTVRALRDIFLLPDGTGFAVGDHGTILSFNGTIWSSVTSTEVHDIDGIWALSATEAYAVGKNATLLRYDGTAWVDVAAAVPGLNPSDNLVKVWGTSALVYVLSQRGELFIFNRSAGTWSNTTLCDAASSDDFKDLWIDASGNVILSGKNGSIYLYNGSSCSSVATATHELNGIYGSTSTGQIYSAGNNGVVMYYNGTSWQELAQGTEDLKDVWLSSTGSVYYSGKNAAMTVCSSEVLTGLAAWWQMDEATWNGTANEVVDQQPGSYHGRAVNGAFTDITTPAISGNPGTCRYGVFDGTNDYIELPGFPNLNTDFTITAWINPTRIDKDQRIFVDDAGNSGGFAFSLGDNSNGQLRLFSRNINPVSLDSPTVITTGSWQFVTAVHDAAAKVRRIYVDGVLQVQDSPAYTGTWGTDPGLAAIGGEVDGNSESTTNWRFDGSIDEARVYTRVLSAAEINQVMLQTHPCISSGHFAISHDGSADNCSAERITITKHNDLHGTETTYTGTINLTTSTGHGDWSVITGTPAGLVNSGGGSGSYTFDGSESGVVVLGLLNTFSESLNINVTDGTASEDPAEDNDLVFSGSLSETFADNFDLRAYTNNDGSANWATNWLEISENDGPTNGDEQVVTDLGNNYSLQVKDNDGSGEGVQREADLSLFTTAILSFDYRRNGLDGASDYVAVYASGDGGGSWTELPGGRFAGPGNDAAYQSFSYDISLYIAANTRIRFLSSSTLSNNDIVYFDNIEIAASAPPVCAGVDHYEILHDGNGINCQAEPVTFSAHDSAHGVIAAHTGLITLSTSTGHGDWSVISGNPANLVNSGDGDGTYTFDGTESGAVVLGLKDTFVENTNINVTDGSATELTGSAQAAEDADLAFAEAGFNFLAGGVINAIGNQIGGKASNIAPGNQTLELEAIRTSDDTGQCEAALVNANTIDLAFECINPPTCTANLVNINGTDIAANNSGAVASYTGVSLDFGNNTDTTATFILTYPEVGQLQLHARYDIPFGSGPPSGNLMVGTGNNFVARPFGFDVSAAGNPGATTAAGNLYTAAGTLFQADVRAVLWQAADDTDNDGVPDNHGDTDPANNADLADNTAALNFGQETTSEDVTLSSLLFLPGGGNDPALAGTPTVTGFTNGTSSGNVRYDEVGIIELIANLTDNNYLGAGSVTGRSGHVGRFSPADFNVSLAPDPPTLADSCLVGGYTYLGQPLNFTVNPVLTITARNSVGATTRNYDCGSFWKLPDPYTLNYTFADSSGAGPALTPANGTASPAAGETTDCNGSISVTVADSLSYARPAVTAPVQPFAAAIDLAADPAQFTDSDGVCFGAGCLPFTRAGITGANLRHGRSTAGNAYGPETATAANPLVMPIAVEYYDSSPAWVTNTSDSCTGFTYLITPNGTITVTGSPVSPITTSSGIGNLSLWPTADPAPAGGSVDLNYDFPLWLDDLAVEAFFGIYRGNDRIINWREIVR; encoded by the coding sequence ATGAAGTTTCAAACACCATTCCTGGCTTTCTTGTTGCTCTTCAATGTCTCCCAATCATTCGCAGCCCTTACCTGTACAACCACCACTCTTCCCGGCGGCAACGACTTTGAGGGGATATCCGGCACTTCCGACTACAACGTCATTGCCGTTGGCCTTAATGGCAATATCTTTATTTTCGACGGCACTTCCTGGACCCAGATGAGTTCACCGACCGTCAGAGCCTTGCGCGACATTTTTCTGCTCCCTGACGGCACAGGCTTCGCCGTGGGAGACCATGGCACCATTCTTTCATTCAACGGCACGATCTGGAGCTCAGTGACTTCAACAGAAGTCCACGACATCGACGGAATCTGGGCCCTGTCCGCCACTGAAGCATATGCGGTAGGCAAGAACGCCACCCTGCTTCGATATGACGGGACCGCCTGGGTCGATGTCGCGGCTGCGGTTCCAGGCCTCAACCCCAGCGACAATCTGGTAAAAGTCTGGGGCACTTCCGCTCTGGTGTATGTGCTCAGCCAGAGAGGGGAACTCTTTATCTTCAACCGGAGTGCCGGGACATGGAGCAATACCACTCTCTGCGATGCTGCCAGCAGCGATGATTTCAAAGATCTCTGGATTGACGCCTCCGGCAATGTCATTCTTTCCGGTAAAAACGGCAGCATTTATCTGTACAACGGTTCATCCTGCTCATCGGTGGCCACCGCCACCCATGAACTCAACGGTATCTACGGATCAACTTCAACCGGACAGATATATAGTGCCGGCAACAACGGGGTGGTCATGTATTACAACGGCACCTCCTGGCAGGAACTGGCTCAGGGAACGGAAGACCTCAAAGACGTCTGGCTCTCCTCCACCGGTTCGGTTTATTACAGCGGCAAAAATGCGGCAATGACCGTCTGCAGTTCGGAAGTCCTGACCGGACTTGCCGCCTGGTGGCAGATGGACGAGGCAACCTGGAACGGCACGGCAAACGAGGTAGTTGACCAGCAGCCGGGCAGTTATCATGGCCGGGCGGTAAATGGCGCCTTTACCGACATTACAACCCCGGCTATTTCCGGAAATCCCGGCACCTGCCGCTACGGCGTTTTCGACGGCACGAATGATTACATCGAACTCCCGGGCTTCCCGAACCTCAATACCGATTTCACGATTACCGCCTGGATCAACCCCACGCGCATCGATAAAGACCAGCGCATTTTCGTCGATGACGCCGGAAATTCAGGGGGGTTTGCATTCAGTCTGGGTGACAACAGCAATGGACAGTTGCGCTTATTTTCCAGAAACATCAATCCAGTCAGCCTCGACAGCCCGACCGTCATCACAACCGGTTCCTGGCAGTTTGTCACGGCAGTTCATGATGCAGCCGCCAAGGTAAGGCGTATCTATGTGGACGGAGTTCTCCAGGTACAGGATTCTCCGGCCTACACCGGTACCTGGGGCACAGACCCTGGTCTTGCGGCAATCGGCGGTGAGGTGGACGGCAACAGTGAATCCACAACCAACTGGCGGTTTGACGGCAGCATAGACGAAGCAAGGGTGTATACCAGAGTATTGAGCGCTGCCGAAATCAATCAGGTCATGCTCCAGACCCATCCATGTATTTCCAGCGGCCACTTCGCCATCTCCCATGACGGCAGCGCCGATAACTGCTCAGCTGAAAGGATCACTATTACCAAACATAATGACCTGCATGGCACCGAGACCACCTATACCGGAACCATCAACCTCACCACTTCCACCGGCCATGGAGACTGGTCTGTTATAACCGGTACGCCTGCAGGCCTTGTTAATAGTGGCGGCGGCAGCGGCAGTTACACCTTTGACGGCAGCGAATCAGGCGTTGTGGTCCTCGGCCTGCTGAATACCTTCAGCGAATCCTTGAATATCAATGTCACCGACGGGACTGCAAGTGAAGACCCGGCCGAAGACAACGACCTGGTTTTTTCCGGGAGCCTTTCTGAAACCTTTGCCGACAACTTTGACCTCAGGGCCTATACCAATAACGACGGCAGCGCCAATTGGGCCACAAACTGGCTGGAAATATCGGAAAACGACGGCCCGACCAATGGCGATGAGCAGGTGGTCACCGATCTCGGCAACAACTATTCACTGCAGGTTAAAGACAACGACGGTTCAGGTGAAGGAGTGCAGCGGGAAGCGGACCTCTCCCTGTTCACAACCGCCATCCTCAGCTTTGACTACCGCAGAAACGGCCTGGACGGCGCCAGCGACTATGTGGCGGTATATGCCTCAGGAGACGGCGGCGGCTCGTGGACGGAATTGCCCGGCGGCCGCTTTGCGGGGCCGGGAAATGATGCAGCATATCAATCATTTTCCTATGATATCAGCTTGTATATAGCCGCCAACACCCGTATCAGGTTCTTAAGTTCGTCAACTTTGTCAAATAACGACATCGTCTATTTCGACAACATCGAAATCGCCGCCTCGGCGCCTCCCGTCTGTGCCGGGGTTGACCATTACGAAATCCTTCATGACGGGAACGGGATCAACTGCCAGGCGGAACCGGTAACCTTCAGCGCCCACGATTCAGCCCATGGGGTAATCGCTGCCCATACCGGTCTCATCACCTTATCCACCAGCACCGGCCATGGGGACTGGTCGGTCATCAGCGGCAATCCGGCCAATCTTGTCAACTCCGGAGATGGTGACGGGACCTATACCTTTGACGGCACGGAATCAGGAGCTGTGGTGCTGGGGTTAAAAGACACCTTTGTTGAAAACACCAACATCAATGTGACCGATGGTTCAGCTACCGAACTGACCGGTTCAGCCCAGGCGGCTGAGGATGCAGACCTCGCTTTTGCCGAGGCCGGTTTTAATTTTCTGGCAGGAGGTGTAATCAATGCCATCGGCAATCAGATCGGCGGCAAGGCTTCCAACATTGCGCCGGGCAACCAGACTCTTGAACTGGAGGCGATCCGGACCAGTGATGATACCGGCCAATGTGAAGCCGCCCTGGTCAATGCCAATACCATCGATCTCGCCTTTGAATGCATTAATCCTCCCACCTGTACCGCCAACCTGGTAAACATCAACGGCACTGACATAGCCGCCAATAACAGCGGAGCGGTCGCCAGCTATACCGGAGTCTCACTCGACTTCGGCAATAACACCGATACCACGGCCACATTTATCCTGACCTATCCGGAAGTGGGACAACTTCAGCTCCACGCCCGTTACGACATCCCGTTCGGCAGCGGACCACCCTCGGGCAATCTGATGGTCGGAACCGGCAACAACTTTGTGGCCCGACCTTTCGGGTTTGATGTTTCCGCCGCAGGCAATCCTGGCGCAACCACGGCGGCAGGGAATTTGTACACCGCAGCAGGAACTCTTTTCCAGGCAGATGTCCGCGCCGTTCTCTGGCAGGCAGCAGATGACACCGATAATGACGGTGTCCCGGATAATCATGGTGATACAGACCCGGCCAACAATGCTGATCTGGCCGACAACACCGCGGCATTAAATTTCGGACAGGAAACAACCTCTGAAGACGTAACACTCTCATCTCTGCTCTTCCTGCCCGGCGGCGGAAATGATCCAGCCCTGGCCGGGACTCCGACGGTGACCGGTTTTACCAACGGAACTTCATCCGGTAACGTCCGTTATGACGAGGTCGGGATCATCGAACTGATAGCCAATCTGACCGACAACAATTATCTGGGCGCCGGCAGCGTAACAGGCAGATCCGGTCATGTAGGCCGTTTCTCCCCGGCAGATTTTAATGTAAGCCTTGCACCCGACCCGCCGACTCTTGCCGACTCATGCCTCGTCGGAGGATACACCTACCTCGGTCAGCCTCTCAACTTTACGGTGAACCCGGTCCTGACCATCACCGCCAGGAACAGCGTTGGCGCAACCACCCGCAACTATGACTGCGGCAGTTTCTGGAAGCTGCCCGATCCATATACCCTGAATTACACCTTTGCCGATTCCTCCGGGGCCGGACCTGCTCTCACCCCGGCAAACGGTACCGCAAGCCCTGCTGCTGGAGAGACGACCGACTGCAACGGCTCAATATCCGTGACCGTCGCGGACAGCCTCAGCTATGCCCGTCCGGCCGTTACCGCACCGGTCCAGCCCTTTGCCGCCGCCATTGATCTCGCCGCAGACCCAGCGCAATTTACCGACAGCGATGGAGTCTGCTTCGGCGCCGGCTGCCTGCCCTTTACCCGGGCCGGGATCACCGGGGCCAATCTGCGGCACGGCCGCTCAACGGCCGGGAACGCCTACGGCCCGGAAACGGCAACCGCGGCCAATCCATTGGTGATGCCGATAGCGGTTGAATATTACGACAGCTCCCCCGCCTGGGTCACCAATACCAGCGACAGCTGCACAGGTTTTACTTACCTGATCACCCCGAACGGCACCATCACCGTCACCGGCAGCCCCGTAAGTCCGATCACGACCTCAAGCGGCATCGGCAACCTGTCATTATGGCCCACTGCCGATCCGGCTCCAGCCGGGGGCTCGGTTGACCTCAACTACGACTTCCCGCTCTGGCTGGATGATCTCGCCGTTGAAGCATTTTTCGGCATCTACCGCGGCAATGACCGGATCATCAACTGGCGGGAGATTGTGAGGTGA
- the dusB gene encoding tRNA dihydrouridine synthase DusB, which yields MKIQNLTLENPFILAPLAGYTDLPFRRLCREYGAALCYSEMISCHGLVYRQQNTIDMLQTVSAERPVAMQLFGGEPGVMGEAAAILSEYPVDIIDINMGCPVKKVIKKGAGASLIRQPKIAEEIIRSVCANSKHPVTVKTRTGWSHHEIVAVEFAQMVAEAGASALTLHARTWTDGFSGVVDWEMIGKVKEATSIPVIGNGDILCHDDGLKMLSETGCDGVMIGRAALGAPWIFSAKTNPLPSLHFRLKALSRHLELVEQYQPTESILGKMKNHAGKYFKGVLHGKSIREKIYATKSFAELKHLIQSLLDQNG from the coding sequence ATGAAAATCCAAAACCTCACCCTGGAAAACCCGTTCATCCTCGCCCCGCTGGCCGGATACACCGATCTGCCTTTTCGCCGGCTCTGCCGGGAATACGGGGCCGCCCTCTGCTATTCGGAGATGATCAGCTGCCACGGCCTGGTCTACCGCCAGCAGAACACCATCGACATGCTGCAGACCGTCTCGGCAGAAAGGCCGGTGGCCATGCAGCTTTTCGGCGGGGAACCCGGGGTCATGGGGGAGGCGGCTGCAATTCTCTCCGAGTATCCTGTTGATATCATTGATATTAACATGGGCTGCCCGGTGAAAAAGGTGATCAAGAAAGGAGCCGGGGCCTCTCTCATCCGGCAACCGAAGATCGCCGAAGAGATCATACGATCAGTCTGCGCCAACAGCAAGCATCCGGTAACGGTCAAGACCAGGACCGGCTGGAGCCACCACGAGATCGTGGCGGTGGAATTCGCGCAGATGGTGGCGGAGGCCGGAGCAAGCGCTCTCACCCTGCACGCCAGGACCTGGACCGACGGCTTCTCAGGTGTTGTAGACTGGGAGATGATCGGCAAGGTCAAGGAAGCCACTTCAATCCCGGTCATCGGCAACGGTGACATCCTGTGCCATGACGACGGGCTGAAAATGCTCTCCGAGACCGGCTGCGACGGGGTGATGATCGGCCGGGCCGCCCTGGGCGCCCCCTGGATCTTTTCGGCAAAAACCAACCCCCTGCCCTCCCTGCATTTCCGGCTGAAAGCCCTCTCCCGCCACCTTGAACTGGTGGAGCAGTATCAGCCGACCGAATCCATCCTCGGCAAAATGAAAAACCACGCAGGCAAGTATTTCAAGGGAGTCCTGCATGGAAAATCGATCAGGGAAAAGATCTACGCCACAAAAAGCTTTGCCGAACTTAAACACCTTATCCAATCACTGCTCGATCAGAACGGTTAA
- the tkt gene encoding transketolase — protein sequence MVSRKDLANAIRALSMDAVQKAKSGHPGAPLGMADIAEVLWNDFLKHNPTNPKWPNRDRFVLSNGHGSMLIYSLLHLSGYDLSIDEIKNFRQLHSKTPGHPEYGYAPGVETTTGPLGQGIANAVGMALGERTLAAQFNRPGHDLIDHFTYVFMGDGCMMEGISHEACSLAGTLKLGNLIAIYDDNGISIDGEVEGWFTDNTPQRFTSYGWHVIDKVDGHNPEAIKKAIAEARKVTDKPSLICCKTIIGYGSPNKQGKEDCHGAPLGDDEIALTRKALGWEHPPFVVPAEIYAGWDARKSGADLETAWNEKFAAYRKEYPELAAEFTRRMSGDLPADWESKANRYVNAVNEAAEKVATRKASQNCLNGYGPALPELIGGSADLAGSNLTIWKGSKGVNVDPAGNYIYFGVREFGMAAICNGLALYGGFMPYCSTFLMFSEYARNALRMAALMKIQNILVFTHDSIGLGEDGPTHQAVEQTATIRMIPNMSVWRPCDAVESAVAWKAAIERKNGPTSMMFSRQNLPHHVRTGEQLANIAKGGYILHDCGCKIPDAILIATGSEVELAMAAAAMLQEKGKKIRVVSMPSTDTFDRQDAAYRESVLPAAVTARVAVEAGVSDFWRKYVGLNGDVVGIDTFGESAPADELFKYFGFTTENIVDKIEALI from the coding sequence ATGGTTTCCCGTAAAGATCTAGCCAATGCCATCAGAGCCTTAAGCATGGACGCCGTCCAGAAAGCCAAATCAGGACATCCCGGCGCCCCGCTGGGCATGGCCGACATCGCCGAAGTCCTCTGGAACGACTTTCTAAAACACAATCCGACCAACCCGAAATGGCCCAACCGTGACCGCTTCGTGCTCTCCAACGGCCACGGCTCGATGCTGATCTACTCCCTGCTCCACTTAAGCGGTTATGACCTCTCGATTGATGAAATCAAAAATTTCCGTCAGCTCCATTCCAAAACGCCGGGCCACCCGGAATACGGCTACGCTCCGGGGGTGGAAACCACCACCGGCCCGCTGGGCCAGGGGATCGCCAACGCGGTCGGCATGGCCCTTGGTGAAAGAACACTGGCCGCCCAGTTCAATCGTCCCGGCCATGATCTCATCGATCACTTCACCTATGTGTTCATGGGTGACGGCTGCATGATGGAAGGAATCTCCCACGAGGCGTGTTCGCTCGCCGGCACCCTGAAACTCGGCAACCTGATCGCCATCTATGACGATAACGGCATCTCGATCGACGGCGAAGTCGAAGGCTGGTTCACCGACAACACCCCGCAGCGCTTCACCTCCTATGGATGGCATGTGATCGACAAGGTCGACGGGCACAACCCCGAAGCGATCAAAAAAGCGATTGCCGAGGCGCGGAAAGTCACCGACAAGCCGAGCCTGATCTGCTGCAAGACCATCATCGGTTACGGTTCCCCCAACAAGCAGGGCAAGGAAGATTGCCACGGCGCCCCGCTCGGGGACGACGAAATCGCACTCACCAGAAAGGCCCTGGGCTGGGAGCACCCTCCCTTTGTGGTGCCCGCTGAAATCTATGCGGGCTGGGATGCCAGAAAGTCCGGCGCTGATCTTGAAACCGCCTGGAATGAGAAATTCGCCGCATACCGCAAAGAGTATCCGGAACTGGCCGCCGAATTCACCAGGCGGATGAGTGGCGACCTGCCAGCAGACTGGGAGAGCAAGGCAAACCGGTACGTCAATGCAGTCAACGAGGCGGCCGAGAAGGTGGCAACCAGGAAGGCCTCCCAGAACTGCCTGAACGGCTATGGCCCGGCGCTTCCCGAACTGATCGGCGGCTCGGCGGATCTTGCCGGCTCGAACCTCACCATCTGGAAGGGCAGCAAGGGCGTGAACGTTGACCCGGCAGGCAACTACATCTACTTCGGGGTCCGCGAATTCGGTATGGCGGCCATCTGCAACGGTCTTGCCCTCTATGGCGGATTCATGCCATATTGTTCCACCTTCCTGATGTTCTCCGAGTACGCCAGAAACGCCTTGCGGATGGCGGCCCTGATGAAAATTCAGAATATCCTGGTCTTCACCCACGACTCTATCGGTCTCGGTGAAGACGGCCCGACCCATCAGGCGGTGGAGCAGACCGCAACCATTCGGATGATCCCCAACATGAGTGTCTGGCGACCCTGCGACGCTGTCGAGTCGGCGGTGGCCTGGAAAGCTGCCATCGAAAGGAAAAACGGCCCCACCAGCATGATGTTTTCCCGCCAGAATCTGCCCCACCATGTGCGAACCGGTGAACAGCTCGCCAATATCGCCAAAGGCGGCTACATCCTCCATGACTGCGGCTGTAAGATCCCGGACGCGATCCTCATCGCCACCGGCTCCGAGGTGGAACTCGCCATGGCGGCGGCGGCAATGCTGCAGGAAAAAGGGAAAAAGATCAGGGTGGTCTCGATGCCCAGCACCGACACCTTTGACCGCCAGGACGCTGCCTACCGCGAATCGGTCCTTCCCGCTGCAGTTACGGCCAGGGTTGCCGTGGAAGCGGGCGTTTCCGACTTCTGGCGCAAGTATGTCGGCTTAAACGGCGACGTGGTCGGCATCGACACCTTCGGCGAATCGGCCCCCGCCGATGAACTGTTTAAATATTTCGGTTTCACCACCGAAAACATCGTCGACAAAATCGAAGCACTTATCTGA
- the leuS gene encoding leucine--tRNA ligase: MATDQNIRYDFAAIEAKWRTKWLDEKTFRVHADPDREKYYLLEMFPYPSGRIHMGHVRNYTIGDVVARYKRMKGFNVLHPMGWDAFGLPAENAAIKNSTHPAKWTYENIDYMKNQLQRMGFSYDWDRELATCKPDYYRWEQLFFIKLYEKGLVYQKVTTVNWCEDCQTVLANEQVIDGQCWRCDSLVQPRQMNGWFFKITDYTEELLAECDNLTGWPEKVLTMQRNWIGKSVGVEVNFPLADLEGSLPIFTTRPDTIFGVTFMSLAPEHPLVPELTRNTGQEAAVAAFVEKTVAAKQAQKDDHEMEKEGVFTGRYCTNPFNGEEVPIYVANFVLMEYGTGAVMAVPAHDQRDFEFAGKYEIPIKVVINPPEKTLVAAEMREAYTDQGVLTASGVFTGMKSEEAKGAIIAHAEEKGLGKGQTNYRLHDWGISRQRYWGNPIPMINCEKCGVQPAPVESLPIVLPDKVTIDPTGKSPLHTLEEFYRTSCPACGGVARRETDTMDTFVESSWYFARYCCPRLDDAPLRKEDVDYWLPVDQYIGGVEHAILHLLYARFFTKILRDMGYLTIDEPFTNLLTQGMVIKDGSKMSKSKGNVVDPNELISRYGADTVRLFSLFAAPPDKDLEWNDQGVDGSSRFLFRVFRYVMANLEKLATDRAVDIATLNESSRSLHRKTHQTIRKVGTDIETRFHFNTAISAVMELTNLLFSLTGEEAKEDIEPAVIKEAVEATILLLYPMTPHLCEELWQATGHPTPLDTAEWPSFDPEAAKDDEITVVVQVNGKVRSRLQVAVDIADEAVKEQAMADEKVIKFIEGKTVRKVIVVPGKLVNIVAT, from the coding sequence ATGGCAACAGACCAGAACATCAGATACGACTTTGCCGCCATTGAAGCGAAATGGCGCACCAAATGGCTTGACGAAAAAACCTTCAGGGTTCACGCCGATCCCGACCGGGAAAAATATTACCTGCTGGAAATGTTCCCCTACCCGTCCGGCAGAATTCACATGGGCCACGTCCGCAACTACACCATCGGCGATGTGGTCGCCCGCTACAAGAGAATGAAGGGATTCAATGTTCTTCACCCGATGGGCTGGGACGCCTTCGGGCTGCCTGCGGAAAACGCGGCCATCAAGAATTCGACCCATCCGGCCAAGTGGACCTACGAAAACATTGATTACATGAAAAACCAGCTCCAGCGCATGGGATTCTCCTACGACTGGGACCGCGAGCTTGCAACCTGCAAACCCGACTATTACCGCTGGGAGCAGCTTTTTTTCATCAAACTCTACGAAAAAGGGCTGGTCTACCAGAAGGTCACCACCGTCAACTGGTGTGAAGACTGCCAGACCGTTCTGGCCAATGAACAGGTGATCGACGGCCAGTGCTGGCGTTGCGACAGCCTGGTCCAGCCGCGGCAGATGAACGGATGGTTCTTCAAGATCACCGACTACACCGAAGAACTCCTCGCCGAATGCGACAACCTGACCGGCTGGCCGGAAAAGGTGCTGACCATGCAGCGAAACTGGATCGGCAAATCAGTCGGGGTCGAGGTCAACTTCCCCCTTGCCGACCTCGAAGGGAGCCTGCCGATCTTCACCACCCGGCCCGATACGATCTTCGGTGTGACCTTCATGTCTCTTGCCCCAGAACACCCACTGGTTCCGGAACTCACCAGAAACACCGGGCAGGAAGCAGCGGTTGCGGCTTTCGTCGAAAAGACCGTTGCCGCCAAACAGGCTCAGAAAGACGACCATGAGATGGAAAAAGAAGGCGTCTTCACCGGCCGCTACTGCACGAACCCCTTCAACGGTGAAGAGGTGCCGATCTATGTGGCCAACTTCGTCCTCATGGAATACGGCACCGGTGCAGTCATGGCCGTTCCCGCCCACGACCAGCGGGACTTTGAATTTGCCGGGAAGTATGAGATTCCGATCAAGGTTGTGATCAATCCGCCGGAAAAAACACTGGTCGCCGCCGAGATGCGCGAAGCATACACCGATCAGGGTGTCCTGACCGCTTCCGGCGTGTTTACCGGCATGAAAAGCGAGGAGGCCAAAGGGGCCATTATCGCCCATGCGGAGGAAAAAGGACTCGGCAAGGGGCAGACCAACTACCGTTTGCACGACTGGGGTATTTCCCGTCAGCGTTACTGGGGCAATCCGATTCCGATGATCAACTGTGAAAAATGCGGCGTTCAGCCCGCACCGGTCGAATCCTTACCCATCGTCCTGCCCGACAAGGTCACCATCGACCCGACCGGCAAATCCCCGCTTCATACCCTGGAAGAATTCTACCGCACCAGCTGCCCGGCCTGCGGCGGTGTTGCCCGTCGTGAAACGGATACCATGGACACCTTTGTCGAATCCTCCTGGTATTTCGCCCGCTACTGCTGCCCCAGGCTTGACGACGCACCTCTCCGCAAGGAAGATGTCGACTACTGGCTCCCGGTCGACCAATACATCGGCGGGGTCGAACACGCGATCCTCCATCTGCTCTATGCCCGATTCTTCACCAAGATCCTGCGTGATATGGGCTATCTGACCATTGACGAGCCGTTCACCAACCTGCTCACCCAGGGGATGGTCATCAAAGACGGCTCCAAAATGTCGAAGTCCAAGGGCAATGTCGTCGACCCCAATGAGTTGATCAGCAGGTACGGAGCCGATACGGTCCGGCTCTTCAGCCTCTTTGCCGCCCCGCCCGACAAGGACCTGGAATGGAACGATCAGGGCGTTGACGGATCTTCCCGCTTCCTGTTCAGAGTGTTCCGCTATGTGATGGCAAACCTGGAAAAGCTGGCAACCGACCGGGCGGTCGATATCGCAACCCTGAACGAAAGCAGCCGTTCCCTGCACCGGAAAACCCACCAGACGATCCGCAAGGTCGGCACTGATATCGAGACCCGGTTCCATTTCAACACCGCGATCAGCGCGGTGATGGAACTCACCAACCTGCTCTTTTCCTTAACCGGTGAGGAGGCAAAAGAAGATATCGAGCCCGCGGTCATCAAAGAAGCGGTAGAGGCAACGATCCTGCTTCTCTACCCGATGACCCCTCATCTCTGCGAGGAACTCTGGCAGGCAACCGGACACCCGACCCCCCTTGATACCGCAGAATGGCCCTCTTTTGATCCGGAAGCGGCAAAAGACGATGAAATCACCGTTGTCGTCCAGGTCAACGGCAAGGTCAGAAGCAGATTGCAGGTCGCGGTCGACATCGCTGATGAGGCTGTGAAAGAACAGGCGATGGCCGATGAGAAGGTCATCAAATTCATTGAAGGGAAAACCGTCCGCAAGGTGATCGTGGTCCCCGGCAAACTCGTCAACATCGTGGCGACCTGA